AACGGCACCCTGGTGGGGGCGTCCGCCAACGTTGTCGTCGCCGGCATCGCCGAGCGCAACGGCTATCCCATCAAGTTCATGGAGTTCGTCAAGTACGGCGTGCCCGTGGTGATCGAGTCGCTCCTGATCTCGAGCGCCTACGTCTATCTGCGCTACCTGTTGTAGGCACGATGTGGCGGCGCCGGCGAAAGGACAAGCGAGAGCAGGCGGAGGAGCCTCGTTCTCACCACGCCCATCAGCGAGTGGCCGGCGGCGACCGCCGCCCGGCCGCCGCCGCCCCCGCTGGCCGCGCATCCGCGACGCCGACGAGGTGAGGCGTCAACGAAACATTCGTCCCCGCCCCGACGTCTATTCCGATGAAGCGCGTTTCGCCCTGCTCGCGTCACGCCCAATGGTAGTTGGTGGAGGCAGCGTCATGCGAGACAAGTCGAAATCCGCTCTCGGGTCAGCTTTGGCGGCGCACCTGACGGCTGCCGTGCCCGTGGGCTTGGTGGCGGGGATCATCGTCGGGTTGAGCGAGGCCGCCGCGGCGGCAGGCGCCGGTCTGCCACCGCTCGAGGGCGTTTCTTTCTGGCTTGCGTGGAGCGCCACGGTTGGCGTGTACGCGATCCTGGGCGCAGTAGTCTTCGCGCTGGCGGGCCTCGGGGTATCGCTGGTGACCGTGCTTTTCCACCGTCCGGCCCCCTCGAGCGTCAGCGTCTCGTACTGGCCATCGGCGGCGGTCGTCGTCCCCGCGGCCCTCATCGCTTGCCGGCCGGACCTGAGCGATCCGAACGTGCGAATGAACATGCTGTCCCTCGGTGGCGCCTACGCGTCCCTGCTGGTATTCAGCGCGTACGTGGCTCTAAGCACGGGGGGTGGCCGCGTTGTGCTTAGCGGCAGTGCCCTGGTCGCCCTGGTCGCAGGGGGCGTTGGGGGGGGGGCGGTGTGGGCGCGACGGAGCGCGGGCGGACTGACCGGAAACGAACAGCTTGGCGCCATCGCCATCGGCGGGCTGGTCGGCCTGACCCTCTACGCTCTATGGGCGAGATGGCTGAGATCTCGCCGTCCAGTGCTGGGCCGACGAGTTTTTCGCTGGCTGGTTGCGGCGGCGGTGACGGTGACCGGCGTCGGACTGCCCCTGGCGGGTGCGCACGCCATGCTCCCCTCGCCGCGGCGTGCGCCGCGGCGAGGCACGCCCAACGTGCTGCTGGTGACGGTGGACGCCCTGCGCGCGGACCGGCTCGGCGTCTACGGCAACGAGCGGCGACTGACGCCGCACCTCGATAGCTTCGCCCGGGATGCCCTTACGTTCGAGCAGGCCTTCGCCTCCGCACCGTGGACCGCTTCCTCCCTGGGAACGATGCTCACCTCCCGGTTACCGTCGGAGCTGGGGCTGGCGCCGCGCAGCTACGAATCCTATGTGGTTGGCTTCGTGGGCGGGCTGCTGACCCCGCAGCCGACACTGGCCGAGCTCATGCGTGCGGAAGGCTACGTCACCGCGGCGGAGGTGGTGAATCCTACGATCAGGAGCAATCGCCGGTTCGGACGCGGTTTTGACCGGTTTCGCAACCCCGACGATCCCGCCAGGAATGGCGGCGGCCCCCTGCCGCGATTCGGCATCTATCAGGGCTGGTTTACGCAGACGGCGCTCGGCCGCCTGGTGGCCGGCACGGTGCGCGAGGAGCCCGGCTACTACCAGGCCCCCGGGCTCGACTTCGACGACGCGGAGCGGCTGGTGCGGGATGGCTGGCTCTGGCTGAAGCATCCGCGCCGGCGGCCCTTCTTCATGTGGATGCATCTCATGGACCCCCACCTG
This portion of the Armatimonadota bacterium genome encodes:
- a CDS encoding sulfatase; translation: MRDKSKSALGSALAAHLTAAVPVGLVAGIIVGLSEAAAAAGAGLPPLEGVSFWLAWSATVGVYAILGAVVFALAGLGVSLVTVLFHRPAPSSVSVSYWPSAAVVVPAALIACRPDLSDPNVRMNMLSLGGAYASLLVFSAYVALSTGGGRVVLSGSALVALVAGGVGGGAVWARRSAGGLTGNEQLGAIAIGGLVGLTLYALWARWLRSRRPVLGRRVFRWLVAAAVTVTGVGLPLAGAHAMLPSPRRAPRRGTPNVLLVTVDALRADRLGVYGNERRLTPHLDSFARDALTFEQAFASAPWTASSLGTMLTSRLPSELGLAPRSYESYVVGFVGGLLTPQPTLAELMRAEGYVTAAEVVNPTIRSNRRFGRGFDRFRNPDDPARNGGGPLPRFGIYQGWFTQTALGRLVAGTVREEPGYYQAPGLDFDDAERLVRDGWLWLKHPRRRPFFMWMHLMDPHLPYDPPQKSATTLAAFPRPSLKMTPELAYLLVHREVIPDDQGKRYLEALYNDEVRYADRWLGWLLDQLRRAGLYDDMLIIISADHGEEFWDHGGFEHGHSVFDEVLHVPLLVKLPRNESAGRRVPAQVGLIDLLPTVLAVSGLPRPTGVRGRSLIALARAGEAAPDDRELFVEHLLYGAEQKALRTARHKVILHPRTGEVEAYDLRTDPGEHHNLAGGPRAPFALRGRLLALTRASEQRTAAWLRAGVTAAPLDERTTERLRSLGYVAP